One Hippocampus zosterae strain Florida chromosome 4, ASM2543408v3, whole genome shotgun sequence genomic window carries:
- the gpib gene encoding glucose-6-phosphate isomerase b has translation MGLTQDPVFQRLQEWYTAHALNLNMRHMFESDKERFHKFSLTLQTDDGDILLDYSKNLITEEVMKMLVELAKSRGMEAARETMFTGEKINFTEGRAVLHVALRNRSNTPIMVDGKDVMPDVNKVLDKMKNFCHRVRSGQWKGYTGKSITDVVNIGIGGSDLGPLMVTEALKPYSKDGPAVWFVSNIDGTHIAKTLSQLNAETTLFIIASKTFTTQETITNAESAKAWFLEHAKDKDAVAKHFVALSTNGPKVKDFGIDTENMFEFWDWVGGRFSLWSAIGMAIALHIGFDNFEKLLAGAHWMDNHFCTAPLDKNSPVLLALLGIWYINFFHTETHAMLPYDQYMHRFAAYFQQGDMESNGKYITKHGARVNYHTGPIVWGEPGTNGQHAFYQLIHQGTRMVPSDFLIPAQSQHPVRDNLHHKILVANFLAQTEALMRGKTTEEARKELEASGLTGEALEKILPHKVFQGNRPTNSIIFKKLTPYTLGALIAMYEHKIFIQGLMWEINSFDQWGVELGKQLAKKIEPELQDAAEVHSHDPSTNGLINFLKNNFA, from the exons ATGGGACTCACGCAGGACCCCGTCTTCCAGCGGTTGCAGGAATGGTACACGGCCCATGCCTTGAACCTCAACATGAGGCACATGTTTGAAAGTGACAAGGAGAGGTTCCACAAATTCAG CCTTACCCTGCAGACCGATGATGGAGACATCCTGTTGGACTACTCCAAGAATCTTATCACCGAAGAAGTCATGAAGATGCTGGTTGAGCTG GCCAAGTCGAGAGGCATGGAAGCGGCCAGAGAGACCATGTTCACCGGAGAAAAGATCAACTTCACTGAG GGTCGCGCTGTGCTCCACGTGGCTCTGCGAAACCGCTCCAACACTCCCATAATGGTGGATGGCAAAGATGTGATGCCGGATGTTAATAAGGTTCTGGACAAGATGAAGAACTTCTGTCAT aggGTTCGTAGCGGTCAATGGAAGGGCTACACAGGGAAGAGCATCACAGACGTTGTCAATATTGGAATAGGAGGATCGGACCTT GGGCCCCTGATGGTGACAGAGGCCCTCAAACCGTACTCTAAGGATGGGCCCGCCGTGTGGTTTGTGTCCAACATTGACGGGACACACATCGCCAAGACGCTATCGCAGCTCAATGCCGAGACCACTCTCTTCATCATTGCCTCCAAG ACCTTCACCACTCAGGAGACCATCACAAACGCCGAGTCGGCCAAAGCGTGGTTCCTGGAGCACGCCAAAGAC AAAGATGCTGTAGCAAAACACTTTGTCGCTCTGTCCACCAATGGT CCCAAAGTGAAGGACTTCGGCATCGACACAGAGAACATGTTTGAGTTCTGGGAC TGGGTTGGGGGACGTTTCTCCTTGTGGTCAGCGATTGGAATGGCCATTGCCTTGCACATTG GCTTTGACAACTTTGAGAAGCTGCTAGCAGGCGCCCACTGGATG GACAACCACTTCTGCACGGCTCCCCTGGATAAAAATTCTCCAGTCTTGCTCGCTCTGCTGGGCATCTGGTACATCAACTTCTTCCACACAGAGACCCACGCCATGTTGCCCTACGACCAGTACATGCACCGCTTTGCTGCCTACTTCCAGCAG GGTGACATGGAGTCCAATGGCAAGTACATCACCAAGCACGGCGCTCGTGTAAATTATCACACTGGACCCATCGTGTGGGGCGAGCCAGGCACCAATGGGCAGCATGCCTTCTACCAGCTAATCCATCAAG GAACACGCATGGTGCCGTCCGACTTCCTCATCCCGGCACAGTCGCAGCACCCCGTCAGGGACAACCTGCATCACAAG ATCCTGGTGGCCAACTTCTTGGCCCAGACGGAGGCACTTATGAGGGGAAAGACCACCGAAGAGGCCCGCAAGGAGCTGGAAGCCAGTGGGCTGACTGGGGAGGCTCTGGAAAAGATTCTGCCACACAAA GTATTCCAAGGAAACCGGCCCACCAACTCCATCATCTTCAAGAAACTGACCCCTTACACGCTCGGCGCTCTCATTG ctatgtATGAGCATAAGATCTTCATCCAGGGCTTGATGTGGGAGATTAACAGCTTTGACCAGTGGGG CGTGGAACTGGGCAAGCAGCTGGCAAAGAAGATTGAGCCTGAGCTGCAGGATGCCGCCGAGGTGCACTCCCATGACCCGTCCACTAACGGACTCATCAACTTCCTCAAAAACAACTTTGCCTGA